The region TTTGATGGAGTCAGTGTCATGGCGGCGGCTTTCCACAACCTACGTCAACAACGAATCGATATCTCTCGCCGAGGCAACGCAGGGGAGTGCCTGGCCAACCCACCTGCTCCCTGGGGCCAGGGCATTGACATACAGAGAGCACTGCAGCAGGTTCACAAACAGTCACACAGGAGGCAGATTTTCACACTGACAGGCACTCTGAAAATGGATGTCTGTGTTCAGGTGCGTTTGGATGGACTGACGGGCCGCGTCCAGTTTGACGAGCGAGGACATCGGACCAACTACACTGTGACGGTGATGGAACTCAGCCTCAAGGGGCCCAGGaaggtgctgctgttgtgtttcagTTTAAAAAGAGGTTTGGTGTTTTCACCACGTCAGCTTCTCTCAGTAATTagctccccctcctctgatTAAAGGAACAATCTTCAGTccaatcagctgctgcagctcttgaataaataaaagtaaaaaattGTGTCTCAGCGTAAACTTCATCACAAACACGTTGGCACGCATCTCTAGTGGAATAGCGTGTGTTGTCCTCAGTGAGACCTTTTAAAGAAAGCAAAGTTGCAGCAGGGACGTAAAGGGAAGAGAGCCATGCTGAAGCTGTCAGGGATGATGCATTCAGCAGTTGGTTTCTTGTTTTAGTAACAGCAGTTATTTTTAAAGAAGTTTTCTTGTTTGAACCTCTGAGTTGGGACACCATTCTTGAGACCGGTCTGTGACCGTCCGAATGCTCACTGAAACATGTTTGATCTTTCAGATTGGCTACTGGAATGAGAGAAGGGGCTATGTGCACACTGCCATCTACAGGCCGTCGATGGAGGAGTTCCAACCCATCCAGAACAGGACATATGTTATCACTACTATACTGGTGAGACTTGGAAGACCTTCAGCTTGCTGTTGTTTGAAAACTGAAATGGCAGCAACATTTGACATCTGCAGGAAGCTCCCTACATGATGCTGAAGAAGAACCATGAGCAGCTTGAAGGGAACGACAGGTACGAAGGGTACTGCGCTGAGCTGGCCTCGGAGATCGCCAAACATGTGGGCTTCAACTACAAGCTCGAGCTGGTTGGGGATGGAAAGTACGGAGCCAGAGACTCTGAAACCAAGATGTGGAACGGCATGGTGGGCGAACTGGTGTACGGGGTGCGTGTGCGGAAAGAATCAAATTCCCAAAATTCTCTTCTGGCTTGAGAGCTTTCAGCCTTCACTATCTTTTTTCCTCAGAAAGCCGACGTGGCGGTCGCCCCGCTCACCATCACTCTGGTGCGAGAACAGGTGATCGACTTCACCAAACCTTTCATGTCTCTGGGAATCTCCATCATGATCAAAAAGCCCACCAAGTCCAAACCGggtgtcttttcttttctggacCCTCTGGCCTACGAAATCTGGATGTGCATTGTGTTTGCCTACATCGGGGTCAGCGTGGTGCTCTTCTtggtgaggggtgtgtgtgtgtgtgtgtgtgtgtgtgtgtgtgtttgcggttATGCAATGGAAAACTTCTTTTCTGCTGATGTTTGAACCCTCAACTTGTCTCTGCGTCAGGTCAGTCGTTTTAGTCCTTATGAATGGAAGGCTGAAGATTCTGATGAAGATGAAACTCTTCCTTCTTCTACCTCTCAACGTGCTTTTCCGTCCTCTGAGCTGCCTCATTCTGCAGGTCTCATATTATCTACACCATCAAGTCTCATCATTTTCACTGTTGTAATAGGACTTTCATCCATTTGGGTTTTCTGTTCTGTCACTCAGGGTTCTCCCAGGGCCAAAACCACaaccagcagaaagaaaaagattctCCAGAACACACCAATGACTTTGGGATCTTTAACTCACTCTGGTTCTCACTGGGGGCGTTCATGCAGCAGGGCTGTGACATCTCCCCGAGGTAACAGTGGACAGTAAGAAAAGTACTGATGACTAATTTAAGTACTGTAGTTTATCATCTCTCAATCTTCATCTGGATTTCTCTATAAACCTAGAAAGAACTCCACAAAGTGCCTTCGGTCTTTACGGTAGACTTTCCTGATCATTTCCACAGAACAACACTGAAAGCAAACCAAGCTATTAAtttctcactgtctctctctctctctcacacacacacacacacacctgcatggATGCTACAGTCATACAATGATTGTGACATGCTGCAGGGTTGTACATTTCACTTGTGTAGAGACCTCAGGGAGTTGCTAttctggatctgctgctgtgtctgcCAGCATTTTAAACTCTGCGTACTGTATATGCACATTTATACTCATAAACTAGAGCTAATCAGCATCACTTTGTTCCTTTATGGCCAGTACTCATATTTTTATGTATAAGTATAATTTCTTGATACACTCAGACATTAATCTGacttctcctccaggctgacaCCAAGTATTGTTGCTCAAAGATTCACATCCCTCTTGATGTGTTCATAAATACATCACATGGGGTCACCTTGATATGAGTTAGGCAGGACCGCAGGGCTCAACATTATTGGAAAGGGTGTGAGAGAGGCAGGCAGGGGGATAGAGGGGAgctgtagttgtgattctgatgTGAGATATGGCTGCTGTATCGGTGTGTTCCTGAGGGCACAGTCATTTCTGCTGTATTTTACACACTTAAGCCACAGCTGTCAAacctgctgcagaaaaaaaagtctTCCTTCATACAAATCAGCAGGTGAAAAAGTAGTTTTGTAATAATTTAGTTTGTGAATAACCAAGAGTGGTGTTGGGGGTAATTACCAAACCTGTGGTctcgctcctctcctgcaggtctCTGTCAGGGAGGATCGTCGGTGGGGTTTGGTGGTTtttcaccctcatcatcatctcctcatATACCGCCAACCTGGCAGCCTTCCTCACTGTGGAGAGGATGGTCTCCCCCATCGAGAGTGCGGAGGACCTGGCCAAGCAGACGGAGATCGCCTATGGTACCCTGGATGGAGGTTCCACCAAAGAGTTTTTCAGAGTGAGGACATGCTGGACATTAAATAATGACTTCATCCAACCTAATGAATTAAATGTCTTCAGATGAGACTCCTCAAGCAGTGTGTCCTTCAACCTCCATGACACCATGCTATCCAactttgtctctgttgtctcttTCATGTGATCAAAGCGATCAAAGATAGCTGTTTTCGAGAAGATGTGGTCATATATGCGGGGTGCAGATCCATCCGTATTTGTGAAGAGCACCTCAGAGGGCGTGAGCAGAGTTCGAAAATCAAAAGGCAAATACGCCTACCTGCTCGAGTCCACCATGAATGAGTACATCGAGCAGAGGAAACCCTGTGACACCATGAAGGTCGGAAGCAACCTGGACTCTAAAGGCTATGGAGTGGCCACACCCAAACTATCCCCCCTCAGGTATCCTCTACAAATATTCCTTTGAAAGTGCATGTTAGCTGACCTTGAGCTGTTATTATCATGCTTTCACACTCAAGTATTTAGACCTTCTGGAGATGAAAAATGAGCTTAACCATAAAGAACTGGTGAATCCAACACTTACATGTAAATGTGCAGCTGAACTCTTTTATACTGTCAGtattctgctgctccagaatcAGCCTCACTGAACTGCAGATGTGTGGACCATGGACAAATGTAAGGATTAGCAATATATCCGACCAAACCTGTCAGGTATGCTGGTATTGAGAGAGGAATCTTGTCTTGATGGGGAAAAAGGGAAACCTGGCCTGAACCTATGGACAAGTGCCCTCGTCCAGACACTGCAGAGCACTGAGTGCTGGttcaaacacaatcacacaaacTTCAGATATGGGAACGAAGCTCACGGGCCTCAAgcagaaaaacagagcagctctgTGGCTGTTTGTCTGTCCATTTGTCTGTCTGAATGTCAGTCTAATAGGGTGCTTTCACATTAGGGGCCTAGACCCAGCCCAGAGTTTTCCTGTCCCCAAACTTTCAGTTCATTTGCTCGAGCTTGTTGGTGTTTCTGTTGAATCCCTGGGATCCTTTtagactagggttagggtgagggggttAAGGTTGGAATGGGGTTAGAAGTTTATGCTCCTCGGTCAGACTGGgtccagacacacaaacacagttctGCTATAATGTGAAGGCAGCGTGGGGGGattgggggggtgtgggtggtgAGCGCGGTACGACTTGAGCGTGCCTAATGTGAAAAACCCTtaatctgtctctctgtgtgtcttctctttgtctctctctcctgttgtTCTTCAGTTTGTGTCAGTGGGTctgtctgtttcctgtcctcTGTCGTGTCTCGTGATGCCTGTCTGACTGCCGGCTTGCCTATCTGTCCGTCTGcactgctgctgtcagataAAAAAATGTCCCACCTTTTCGGATTTTTATAAAGGATTTGTCTCTTCCTTTGAACCCGACAAGATACTTTCATGCAGAAACAAGAAAGAGACACACAAACTTTGGGTGTGATGTGAAGTGGCTTCGTCAGCTGAAGAATTCTATACTGTACATGGCTCCATTCATCACTTTGTGCATTTATACATAGATTACCTCAGATTTTGCAGTAGTTTAGATTAAAACTACAATGGTGGGACGCTGCCTCTGGAAGTAATTTccttcatttgttctttttacCTGGCAGCAGCAGTTATAGAGTCACGTTCTCAGATCTCTGCGTCCATGTTTTTCATTCTGTCATCCCTGATAGATCTCAGTCTCATTCTCTCCGCTCCATGTTTCAGCCCACCCAGAGCCGGGAAAAGGAAATAACTGCAGAGATGAGATTAATACATGGCCGGTAGAATTTGAGTTCCATAATATGAATCCATTCACGCCGGCAAATACATTAATGGAATTTGTTCCGCTCTGTCCTCCTGTGAGAGATTTGAAGCTGCAGCAAATACAGACATAATTCAGCAATTCTCAACACAAGTATCCTATTTTGTGATCAGTTGCCTAGCAACAATTTTGTGTTAAACCATTAGAGCCCATGAAGGTTCAATGCTGTCGTTCCAGTTCAGCAGattctttcttctgtctctggGTGGAGTCAAACCTCTGCATAGTTCTCACCCATCAGCagagttgttgctgttgttgttgccatTACCACAGTAACTGTTTAAAGCGCATCATTCCTAATAGGCTGTTACAAAGTCTAATGGACTGGATAATCTGGTAATATTGTCAGTTGTTTTCTAAAGCAGACCTTTACTAAGAGAATCAACCAAATGAAGAATTGCAGAATGGAGCCAGGCCAAGGAATCACCTATAGTTTCATTTGGTAATTTATGGTCATATCACGTTCAGATATTGGTCAGACTGATGTTTAACAGCAGAACTGGGACAGTTAGGTATGAAAACAAAGCTAAGCATCAGCATCCAAAAAAAATACAGAGAATCCAAACTCAGTTTCTGAAACAATGCTCATTCGTGCACTTTAACTGCTGTCATTTCCTCTTCAGTCCCATCACAAGTCTGTCTTATCATTGATTAGTAATCATGGCTGATTTATCAGTGTGACTTAACCAGCAACAAACACACCGCTGCCATTTGATCTTGACTGGTTTATAAAGGCGAACAACATTCGGCAGGAACAAGATTAAAAGAAATTGAAGGTCTCCGATTTTGGATGAACTTCAGCCAAAATATGTGATTTTGTTAAATGACTGATGTTCCACCTTTATTGATCAATTATCATTGTTGTTTATCAACCCAGGCTGGACACAAATGTTCTTTTCCTTCACTGGAACTCCTCACAGATGTGCCAGTGTGATGGTGTAGTAAACCGCTAACTTCCCCAGCCGGGTCTGATAGACATTGTTCCGCTGATTTTACAGCATCCCTGTAACCTGTGCACCATAGCTGGCAAGAACAGCGAGTTGCTAATATTGAAGCAGCCAGGTGTTTTTAGCTGGAAAATAACACTTTTTCCCAGTCTGGGTTGAGAAGCAGCCAGTTCTTTAGCAGCCGTTTGTTGAGTGATGATGTTGACATGAAGATGCCTGTCATGATTGGATAtactgatgttgctgctgtcttcACTGGCCCTGCACATTAACTCTTAGTTCCCTTTTATCCCTCATTATTATCATCCCCGTAGAAACCCCGTTAACTTGGCAGTATTAAAACTGAACGAGCAGGGCCTGTTGGACAAATTGAAAAACAGATGGTGGTATGACAAGGGAGAGTGCGGCATCGGGGGAGGGGACTCCAAGGTCAGATCACCATGACCCCCCAACGGGTAACGACAGGCAATGGTACACCAGGGTAACCGGCAACCATCCACATACCAAATATGGAATAGTAAACACTCCAGGTGCCTTCAATCTGACTACACTTAATCTCAGAATCTTCTTCTGTTGGCCCTGGAGGTATTTAACTGATCACATTTATTAAGTTATCGTGAAGAGCCTCTTTCTTTCAATCCCAAAATAATGATCTAGACTGTACAGTATATAATCTAATCTGCAGTAGGGCGAGGATATCCATTTTCTTAATCCTGATAATCATCTCTGCGACAGGATGATAATCACTGTTTCTGGTGAATAATCCTTCACTCTTGGCCCCCTTCAGAAATGGGACTTTTAATCCTTGAAAGCTGGAATGTTTTCAGCTCTTTGCCGGTTACCCAAAGTGATATAATAATACACATCTCGCACGTAGGGAGTCAGGCCAAACCCAGCTAGATGGAGTATTAACACATATCACTTTTGAAGACTGTTTTATAAATGattgtgctttttttatttatcgTTTTCTTTCTGTTATGGAGATTTTCTCTGTAGCATACAGAAGTCTGTATAGCATATTGCTAAAATGGCTGCCGTTGCCACAGCAGCCCGGATGCTGCACAGCTGAACAATAACATAATATAACATGGAGGTGCATAATGTTATTTATGTTATTCCCAACCCCTTCCCCCTCCTTTGCTGTCATGGTTCTTTGAAGAATCCCAGTAAACCTAGCAGTACTGAAGCTCAATGAACAAGCCATCTTAGACAAGTTGAAAAACAGGTGGTGGTATGACAAGGGAGAGTGTGAACACAAGGACTCCGGCAGAAAGGTCAGTTCTGGAGGTCGCTCCACCTGGTCCCGACATCATGTGTTgatttgcccccccaccccccaccccccaatcaGACCCACACCTTCAACGGTTTAACCCATCAGATACACTCTGAAAAGAAGTCTCCTTCCCAAATGAATCTTTTTCTTGATCCATTTGTCATCTTCCAACTtacaaaataaatctgtttctgtctctaTGCAACAGTGATCCTGTAAACGTGTAAACTATAAATAACACTAAAGGATCACGTCACGGTAGATCACCCTGATTTCTGTCCACAGGTAGTGAGTGATCCTGCATATTCTGGACCAGTAACTCCAGTCATCTAGTGCAAACCAACTGAGCTCTCAGTACCTGTGGTACAAAAATCAGCCCATTGTCCTTTGACAGAGGAGGGGTTTTGTTTTCAGAGTGCATCACTGCTGCTGATCTGACTAttctgaagagctgcagggaaaaacatcacaaacaaatgtgaaatatttaatttatgGTGCAATGAAGGGAAAACTTGGTCACTCTAGTTTTCCTTGAGCCGAAGAAACTGTAACGTCTGTGAAACTTTGGCTTAACTCCGCTGATAATTGAATGCGGATTGATGAGAAAAGAGTCGAACTTGAGCCGATTCTGAAGAAGCAGACTGTGTGAGATAAGAGGTTTTCATGTCTGCAGATCAGTAGATTTCTTTGGAGGCTTCCTTCTGTTCTCCAGAATATTCTGTGGTCAGCAAGTTCAAGCTGGAAGccgccacagacagacagacagacagacgagggaccaaaaatgtgactttttacATCCCTTTTAATCCCAGctgcttttgatttatttatcactttaaacatttaagtAGTTTTAGGAGAGATGGAGACTTTCAGAGCTAAAGAAGAGATTAACTGCTTTTTTAAGAAAAAGTTTCGACATTCAGTTAAATCAGATgtaaaaagtcacattttcaaaagttgactttctctctctctctctccctctcttcctctctctctgtcacactaTGACTCTCGGCCTTCGTCACTCGCTCTGTTAGTGGCTGCTGAGGCAGTTCACcaaccctgacacacacacacacgcacacagatgcTTTGGTCTCCAATCTGTCATGTGCCTCATCGTCCCCCCAACTAGCCCCGACTGTGATTTACTAATGGGAGAAAGAAGTGACATGCAACAGAAAATGCGGCGGTTTTTGATGTTTGATAGCAGATAATCACCTAAAAATTTGCTGCAGTTTATTGTGAGCCTCAGGAAGGAAACATAGTTACATGTAATTTACATTGAATTTGCATCTCTTTGATTGTGGAGCTTCGATTTAAACATGGTTAAACATCTTTGATGAGCGTTTGCGCCTGGTCACGTGATCAGAGAATAACTCTCTTGCTctagtgtttttatttctagCTTTAAATTGATGAAAACCATAAGAGTGATGTTATAAAAAGAGAAATGTAAGTCCAACTCCGGTTTCCCAGGCTGTGATTGGTTGAGGGGAACATGACAGTTTGAAGAGGAAAGCCATCTGATTGGCTCCGAACCCTCACGACCCGCCCCGATGAAGATAAGCCCCGCCCCGTTTGACGCTTTCCTCTCGTTTTTTTAACATAGGTTTGCATGCATCTCTACAGGACggctaagccccgcccactcaaAAGTGTCACGTGATGCATGTCACTacagacgcacaaacacagatgtCATGACAACAGATTTGTCAGTTGGATCTCAAATAAGAGACAGATAAAACAGACAGATGTTTTTActtatttgttttcttctgatTTAGAGAAGCTTTTTAATCTCAGGAGTCTTCACTTGTTTACTGTGCATGAATTTGCATGCACTGGCTGTCAAAGGCTGTGAGTTCAGGCAGTTCAGCTTGAGCCGTTCAGACCCAGCTCTGGTAGATGTACCTGGGGGTGAGTGTTCAGCTTCGCTGATGAACTGGACTTTCGCAGCCTTTGACAGGTTTATTAGACTTCATGTCCACCGTCACTGATGACGTCATGACCCTCTTTCATCCATCGGTCTGCACCGACAGGACAAGACGAGCGCACTCAGTCTGAGCAACGTGGCGGGGGTGTTCTACATCCTGATCGGCGGGCTGGGGCTCGCCATGCTGGTAGCTTTGGTGGAGTTCTGCTACAAGTCACGCATTGAGTCAAGGAGAATGAAGGTGAGTTCGGCCACTGGTTCTGATCCATGTAGTCGACCAGCCGACCATAAATTGTCATGAAAAGTCTCTTTTGCAAGTCTGCACCAGAGATGGAGTAAATCTCGGGTGTGTTGGATGCTGGGGCAGGATGGCGATGTCTTTATTTAGCTGAAACAGTTGCCTCTGAGGCGCCGACGCTGCTCTGCTAAATGAATAAACCTGGGATTTATTTGCACCAATCTTTGTTATGACCGCTGACACCAGGCGGTTCGCAGAGAGTGAGCGTGGGAGCCGCAGAGGCCGACACAGGATATTAACTCTGGAGCCACATCATTAgtttcacagagagagagagagagagagagaacatcaaaaacaactttattgcTCCGACTACTGGTGATGATTCACAGTCACGGCTCCAAACTCCTTTGATAATTTCATTAAAAACCTGAAACAGACTGATTGGCTGCATATTTAAAGGTTGAAGGATACAGAACAATGTCCATTTATTAACTGTTGCCGATGTGAACATTAATGCTGAGCTGTAACATGAGCTGCTAACCTGTCGTCCATGACAATAGCATGCAGAAGCTCCACGCTGTTTTGCACTGGAGGGCTGTCATCTCTCTGAACAGCATTAAACTGCTCCCGGCGAGGCTGTTTTTCACTGTACAGCTGCCTTCACGAGATCCCCCTGTGGTCGCTCATTACTCTGATATGCTCTAATATTGCAATTGTATCATTAACACAACTTTTAGCGTTTAGAGTTATGACCCCGCCGAGGGAGCTGCAGCCCAGCATGATCAGTGactgctttttttctgtcttaaatTGTTGTCTTGGTGCTGTACTGGAGAGTGAAGACAAGTAGTGGACAGGAAGTCCCTTGTGTGTTCTTGATGTGTCCCAGGTCAGGTCAGACTggttgctacaatcatttttaGGCTCTTTGTTTCCTCCGTCTGCAGGAGCTCATTGATGCTGCCATGCTGAGCACCAGCCTCGGTGGGATGGTGGCTGGAGGAGGGGCGGCGGCGGTTGGTTATGGAGGAGGCGTGGGAGGATCTTTGGGGATCGGAGGGGAGAATGGCCGCGTGGTGACGCACGATTTCCCAAAAGCTGGACCTCAAGGTTTTCCCTGCATGAGCAAAGCTGCCAGCCTGGGTCTGTCCTCCACAGGCATGTGACTGAAACGGAGCCCTCTGATTGGACGTAACTCTCCTGTCCACCTGTTTGTAGgtaagaggaggaaggaaaggttAGAGGGAGAGTCCTGCACAGGTCTGGGTGTCCAGAGTCACTCCAGTCAAAAACTGTGGGTATGTTTTTACTAGATCATCAGACATGAGTTAAGGGGTTACGTAGATTATGTAGAGATTCTGTTGGCTTTAAAACAATATAACTGaacttgtatttta is a window of Takifugu flavidus isolate HTHZ2018 chromosome 14, ASM371156v2, whole genome shotgun sequence DNA encoding:
- the LOC130537343 gene encoding glutamate receptor 1-like isoform X2; the encoded protein is MRLPSVFLLLMLLGLCSGTSFPSNINIGGLFPTGSHEYEVFRFALSQHQDVPKLVPQVDMVDTASSFSMTYAFCSQFSKGVYAIMGLYDRKTVNMLMSFCGSLHVCFITPSFPVQTNNQFVLQLRPQIQEPLMALLDHFSWTRFVYMYSSDSGLVVLQKILDTAAERNWQVTSVNLDSLTETTFIKLLTDLDYKDEFQIIIDCEMERLNSIINLIAAQRRNLKNYHYILANLGFMDLNLTEFQKLKPNVTGFQLVNWSNPSTEKINQDWLEFDNKDLKLARRRLRYTGALTFDGVSVMAAAFHNLRQQRIDISRRGNAGECLANPPAPWGQGIDIQRALQQVRLDGLTGRVQFDERGHRTNYTVTVMELSLKGPRKIGYWNERRGYVHTAIYRPSMEEFQPIQNRTYVITTILEAPYMMLKKNHEQLEGNDRYEGYCAELASEIAKHVGFNYKLELVGDGKYGARDSETKMWNGMVGELVYGKADVAVAPLTITLVREQVIDFTKPFMSLGISIMIKKPTKSKPGVFSFLDPLAYEIWMCIVFAYIGVSVVLFLVSRFSPYEWKAEDSDEDETLPSSTSQRAFPSSELPHSAGFSQGQNHNQQKEKDSPEHTNDFGIFNSLWFSLGAFMQQGCDISPRSLSGRIVGGVWWFFTLIIISSYTANLAAFLTVERMVSPIESAEDLAKQTEIAYGTLDGGSTKEFFRRSKIAVFEKMWSYMRGADPSVFVKSTSEGVSRVRKSKGKYAYLLESTMNEYIEQRKPCDTMKVGSNLDSKGYGVATPKLSPLRIPVNLAVLKLNEQAILDKLKNRWWYDKGECEHKDSGRKDKTSALSLSNVAGVFYILIGGLGLAMLVALVEFCYKSRIESRRMKELIDAAMLSTSLGGMVAGGGAAAVGYGGGVGGSLGIGGENGRVVTHDFPKAGPQGFPCMSKAASLGLSSTGM
- the LOC130537343 gene encoding glutamate receptor 1-like isoform X1, with protein sequence MRLPSVFLLLMLLGLCSGTSFPSNINIGGLFPTGSHEYEVFRFALSQHQDVPKLVPQVDMVDTASSFSMTYAFCSQFSKGVYAIMGLYDRKTVNMLMSFCGSLHVCFITPSFPVQTNNQFVLQLRPQIQEPLMALLDHFSWTRFVYMYSSDSGLVVLQKILDTAAERNWQVTSVNLDSLTETTFIKLLTDLDYKDEFQIIIDCEMERLNSIINLIAAQRRNLKNYHYILANLGFMDLNLTEFQKLKPNVTGFQLVNWSNPSTEKINQDWLEFDNKDLKLARRRLRYTGALTFDGVSVMAAAFHNLRQQRIDISRRGNAGECLANPPAPWGQGIDIQRALQQVRLDGLTGRVQFDERGHRTNYTVTVMELSLKGPRKIGYWNERRGYVHTAIYRPSMEEFQPIQNRTYVITTILEAPYMMLKKNHEQLEGNDRYEGYCAELASEIAKHVGFNYKLELVGDGKYGARDSETKMWNGMVGELVYGKADVAVAPLTITLVREQVIDFTKPFMSLGISIMIKKPTKSKPGVFSFLDPLAYEIWMCIVFAYIGVSVVLFLVSRFSPYEWKAEDSDEDETLPSSTSQRAFPSSELPHSAGFSQGQNHNQQKEKDSPEHTNDFGIFNSLWFSLGAFMQQGCDISPRSLSGRIVGGVWWFFTLIIISSYTANLAAFLTVERMVSPIESAEDLAKQTEIAYGTLDGGSTKEFFRRSKIAVFEKMWSYMRGADPSVFVKSTSEGVSRVRKSKGKYAYLLESTMNEYIEQRKPCDTMKVGSNLDSKGYGVATPKLSPLRNPVNLAVLKLNEQGLLDKLKNRWWYDKGECGIGGGDSKDKTSALSLSNVAGVFYILIGGLGLAMLVALVEFCYKSRIESRRMKELIDAAMLSTSLGGMVAGGGAAAVGYGGGVGGSLGIGGENGRVVTHDFPKAGPQGFPCMSKAASLGLSSTGM
- the LOC130537343 gene encoding glutamate receptor 1-like isoform X3; this translates as MRLPSVFLLLMLLGLCSGTSFPSNINIGGLFPTGSHEYEVFRFALSQHQDVPKLVPQVDMVDTASSFSMTYAFCSQFSKGVYAIMGLYDRKTVNMLMSFCGSLHVCFITPSFPVQTNNQFVLQLRPQIQEPLMALLDHFSWTRFVYMYSSDSGLVVLQKILDTAAERNWQVTSVNLDSLTETTFIKLLTDLDYKDEFQIIIDCEMERLNSIINLIAAQRRNLKNYHYILANLGFMDLNLTEFQKLKPNVTGFQLVNWSNPSTEKINQDWLEFDNKDLKLARRRLRYTGALTFDGVSVMAAAFHNLRQQRIDISRRGNAGECLANPPAPWGQGIDIQRALQQVRLDGLTGRVQFDERGHRTNYTVTIGYWNERRGYVHTAIYRPSMEEFQPIQNRTYVITTILEAPYMMLKKNHEQLEGNDRYEGYCAELASEIAKHVGFNYKLELVGDGKYGARDSETKMWNGMVGELVYGKADVAVAPLTITLVREQVIDFTKPFMSLGISIMIKKPTKSKPGVFSFLDPLAYEIWMCIVFAYIGVSVVLFLVSRFSPYEWKAEDSDEDETLPSSTSQRAFPSSELPHSAGFSQGQNHNQQKEKDSPEHTNDFGIFNSLWFSLGAFMQQGCDISPRSLSGRIVGGVWWFFTLIIISSYTANLAAFLTVERMVSPIESAEDLAKQTEIAYGTLDGGSTKEFFRRSKIAVFEKMWSYMRGADPSVFVKSTSEGVSRVRKSKGKYAYLLESTMNEYIEQRKPCDTMKVGSNLDSKGYGVATPKLSPLRNPVNLAVLKLNEQGLLDKLKNRWWYDKGECGIGGGDSKDKTSALSLSNVAGVFYILIGGLGLAMLVALVEFCYKSRIESRRMKELIDAAMLSTSLGGMVAGGGAAAVGYGGGVGGSLGIGGENGRVVTHDFPKAGPQGFPCMSKAASLGLSSTGM
- the LOC130537343 gene encoding glutamate receptor 1-like isoform X4, producing the protein MRLPSVFLLLMLLGLCSGTSFPSNINIGGLFPTGSHEYEVFRFALSQHQDVPKLVPQVDMVDTASSFSMTYAFCSQFSKGVYAIMGLYDRKTVNMLMSFCGSLHVCFITPSFPVQTNNQFVLQLRPQIQEPLMALLDHFSWTRFVYMYSSDSGLVVLQKILDTAAERNWQVTSVNLDSLTETTFIKLLTDLDYKDEFQIIIDCEMERLNSIINLIAAQRRNLKNYHYILANLGFMDLNLTEFQKLKPNVTGFQLVNWSNPSTEKINQDWLEFDNKDLKLARRRLRYTGALTFDGVSVMAAAFHNLRQQRIDISRRGNAGECLANPPAPWGQGIDIQRALQQVRLDGLTGRVQFDERGHRTNYTVTVMELSLKGPRKIGYWNERRGYVHTAIYRPSMEEFQPIQNRTYVITTILEAPYMMLKKNHEQLEGNDRYEGYCAELASEIAKHVGFNYKLELVGDGKYGARDSETKMWNGMVGELVYGKADVAVAPLTITLVREQVIDFTKPFMSLGISIMIKKPTKSKPGVFSFLDPLAYEIWMCIVFAYIGVSVVLFLVSRFSPYEWKAEDSDEDETLPSSTSQRAFPSSELPHSAGFSQGQNHNQQKEKDSPEHTNDFGIFNSLWFSLGAFMQQGCDISPRSLSGRIVGGVWWFFTLIIISSYTANLAAFLTVERMVSPIESAEDLAKQTEIAYGTLDGGSTKEFFRRSKIAVFEKMWSYMRGADPSVFVKSTSEGVSRVRKSKGKYAYLLESTMNEYIEQRKPCDTMKVGSNLDSKGYGVATPKLSPLSLCQWVCLFPVLCRVS